In Niveispirillum cyanobacteriorum, the following proteins share a genomic window:
- a CDS encoding magnesium transporter CorA family protein: MITAYVRDASGLTAQAVGPGDAIPPGTVWLDLLHPDEMERLTVSNLLSADLPTLEDINEIETSSRLYTEGEVAFMTTPVIVRSATGLLERGLLTFVLAPDRLVTIRYTEPLWFAIFAARALKQQELVTCPMEAFLGLLEAVVDRAADVLERVTADLDRLSHRVFADHEDRTVETLAIRDGAKAPRHQVVDRTHVRRRPPTTVSMRAVITAVGRAGDLTQKVRDSLAGLERLVAFATTVTGPRMNKDQKSRLKTIGRDIHSLVEHAAFQAMQTNFLLDATLGVINIQQTNIIKIFSVASVAFLPPTLVASIYGMNFEHMPELDWSFGYPLALGLMVLSAVLPLWYFRKRGWL; encoded by the coding sequence TTGATTACGGCTTACGTCCGGGACGCCAGTGGCCTGACGGCCCAGGCTGTGGGTCCGGGGGATGCCATTCCCCCGGGCACGGTCTGGCTTGACCTGCTGCACCCGGACGAGATGGAGCGGCTGACCGTTTCCAACCTGCTGTCGGCGGACCTGCCGACCCTGGAAGATATCAACGAGATCGAAACCTCCTCCCGCCTCTATACCGAGGGGGAGGTGGCCTTCATGACCACGCCGGTCATCGTACGCTCCGCCACGGGCCTGCTGGAACGCGGGCTGTTGACCTTTGTGCTGGCCCCTGACCGGCTGGTCACCATCCGCTATACCGAACCGCTCTGGTTCGCCATCTTCGCGGCCCGCGCCCTGAAACAGCAGGAACTGGTGACCTGCCCGATGGAAGCGTTCCTGGGCCTGCTGGAGGCCGTAGTGGACCGCGCCGCCGACGTTCTGGAACGTGTCACGGCGGACCTGGACCGGTTGTCGCACCGCGTCTTCGCCGATCATGAGGATCGGACGGTGGAAACGCTGGCCATCCGCGACGGGGCCAAGGCGCCGCGCCATCAGGTGGTGGACCGCACCCATGTCCGCCGCCGCCCGCCCACAACGGTGTCGATGCGCGCCGTCATCACCGCCGTGGGCCGGGCCGGCGACCTGACCCAGAAGGTGCGGGACAGTCTGGCTGGCCTGGAACGGCTGGTGGCCTTTGCCACCACCGTAACGGGCCCGCGCATGAACAAGGACCAGAAATCGCGGCTGAAGACCATCGGGCGCGACATACATTCCCTGGTCGAACATGCCGCCTTTCAGGCCATGCAGACCAACTTCCTGCTGGATGCCACGCTGGGCGTGATCAATATCCAGCAGACCAACATCATCAAAATATTCTCGGTCGCGTCTGTCGCCTTCCTGCCGCCAACGCTGGTTGCCAGCATCTATGGCATGAATTTCGAACATATGCCGGAACTGGACTGGAGCTTCGGCTATCCGCTGGCGCTGGGCCTGATGGTGCTGTCCGCCGTCCTACCGCTCTGGTACTTCCGCAAGCGCGGCTGGCTTTAA
- the ispG gene encoding flavodoxin-dependent (E)-4-hydroxy-3-methylbut-2-enyl-diphosphate synthase has translation MSPNHDPTAHRPWRQIQRRKSRQVRVGSVLVGGDAPISVQTMTNTSTADAKATIEQIRRAEEAGADIVRVSCPDEESTAALVEIVRAAQVPIVADIHFHYRRAIEAAKAGAACLRINPGNIGSAERVREVVQAAKDHGCSMRIGVNAGSLERELLERYGEPCPEALVESALTHAKILEDHDFREFKISVKASDVFLAVAAYQGLAEACDYPLHIGITEAGGLRAGTVKSSIGLGMLLWSGIGDTIRVSLSADPVEEVKVGYEMLKSLGLRRRGVTVISCPSCARQQFDVIKTVEVLEERLAHITTPLTVSVIGCVVNGPGEATMTDIGFTGGGKGTHQVYLGGVPAHRLKDEAIVDHLVKLVEEKAAAIRAGQ, from the coding sequence ATGAGCCCCAACCACGATCCCACCGCCCACCGCCCCTGGCGCCAGATCCAGCGCCGCAAGTCCCGTCAGGTGCGGGTCGGGTCGGTGCTGGTGGGGGGCGACGCGCCGATCAGCGTCCAGACCATGACCAACACGTCCACCGCGGACGCCAAGGCCACGATCGAGCAGATCCGGCGGGCGGAAGAGGCGGGCGCCGATATTGTCCGCGTCTCCTGCCCGGATGAGGAAAGCACGGCGGCCCTGGTCGAGATTGTGCGTGCAGCACAGGTGCCCATCGTGGCCGACATCCATTTCCATTACCGCCGCGCCATCGAGGCGGCGAAGGCGGGTGCCGCCTGCCTGCGCATCAATCCCGGCAATATCGGGTCGGCGGAACGGGTGCGCGAGGTGGTGCAGGCCGCCAAGGACCATGGCTGTTCCATGCGGATCGGCGTCAATGCCGGCAGCCTGGAACGCGAATTGCTGGAGCGTTATGGCGAACCCTGCCCGGAGGCGCTGGTCGAAAGCGCTTTGACCCACGCCAAGATCCTGGAGGATCATGATTTCCGGGAGTTCAAGATCTCGGTGAAGGCCTCCGACGTCTTCCTGGCCGTCGCAGCCTATCAGGGGCTGGCAGAGGCCTGTGACTACCCGCTGCATATCGGCATTACCGAGGCGGGCGGCCTGCGCGCTGGCACCGTCAAATCCTCCATCGGCCTGGGTATGCTGCTCTGGTCCGGCATCGGCGACACGATCCGCGTCTCCCTTTCCGCCGATCCGGTGGAAGAGGTGAAGGTCGGGTATGAGATGCTGAAAAGCCTGGGCCTGCGCCGCCGGGGTGTCACCGTCATCTCCTGCCCCTCCTGCGCGCGGCAGCAGTTCGACGTGATCAAGACGGTGGAAGTGCTGGAAGAACGCCTTGCCCATATCACCACGCCCCTGACTGTGTCTGTCATCGGCTGTGTCGTGAACGGGCCGGGGGAGGCGACCATGACCGATATCGGCTTCACCGGCGGCGGCAAGGGCACGCATCAGGTCTATCTGGGGGGTGTTCCCGCCCACCGCCTGAAGGACGAGGCCATCGTCGACCATCTGGTAAAGCTGGTGGAAGAAAAGGCCGCCGCCATCCGCGCGGGGCAGTGA
- a CDS encoding YggT family protein, whose translation MDPLLRTIAEILYVALDLYVWVLIISAILSWLIAFNVVNTRNRAVYMISDVLYRLTEPALRPIRNVLPNLGGVDLSPVVLILIVMFIQRLILNYGII comes from the coding sequence ATGGACCCGCTGCTGCGCACCATCGCCGAAATCCTTTATGTGGCGCTGGACCTCTATGTCTGGGTGCTGATCATTTCAGCCATCCTGTCCTGGCTGATCGCCTTCAATGTGGTGAACACCCGCAACCGGGCGGTCTATATGATCTCTGACGTGCTGTACCGGTTGACGGAACCGGCCCTGCGGCCCATCCGCAATGTCCTGCCCAATCTGGGGGGCGTCGATCTGTCGCCGGTCGTCCTGATCCTGATCGTAATGTTCATCCAGCGCTTGATCCTGAATTACGGCATCATCTGA
- the folD gene encoding bifunctional methylenetetrahydrofolate dehydrogenase/methenyltetrahydrofolate cyclohydrolase FolD, with protein sequence MAEARIIDGKGFAAGLRARIGAAVEQLRTTHALVPGLAVVLVGEDPASAIYVRNKGEQTREAGMHSVTHRLDASTSQDELLRLVNQLNNDPSIHGILVQLPLPGHIDAQAVLSAIDPAKDVDGFHVVNAGRLSVGLPALVPCTPLGCMMLLKDTVKDLRGMHAVVVGRSNIVGKPMAQLLLQADCTVTIAHSRTRDLAGICREADILVAAVGRPEMVKGDWIKEGAVVIDVGINRVPARDPAAAAAGKTRIVGDVCYAEAASVAGAITPVPGGVGPMTIACLLANTVTAACRSAGVPLPAGIGL encoded by the coding sequence ATGGCCGAGGCACGCATCATTGATGGCAAGGGCTTCGCCGCCGGCTTGCGGGCGCGCATCGGCGCCGCCGTGGAGCAGTTGCGTACCACCCATGCCCTGGTCCCCGGTCTGGCCGTGGTGCTGGTGGGCGAGGACCCGGCCAGCGCCATCTATGTCCGCAACAAGGGCGAACAGACCCGCGAAGCCGGCATGCATTCCGTCACCCACCGGCTGGATGCCTCCACCAGCCAGGATGAGCTGCTGCGTCTGGTCAACCAGCTGAACAATGACCCGTCGATCCACGGCATTCTGGTCCAGCTCCCCCTGCCCGGCCATATCGATGCGCAGGCCGTGCTGTCGGCCATTGATCCGGCCAAGGATGTGGACGGGTTCCATGTGGTCAATGCCGGGCGCCTATCGGTTGGGCTGCCGGCCCTGGTGCCCTGCACGCCGCTGGGTTGCATGATGCTGCTGAAGGATACGGTGAAGGACCTTCGCGGCATGCATGCCGTTGTCGTGGGAAGGTCCAACATCGTGGGCAAGCCCATGGCGCAGCTGCTGTTGCAGGCCGACTGTACTGTCACCATTGCCCACTCCCGCACCCGCGATCTGGCCGGCATCTGCCGCGAGGCGGATATCCTAGTCGCCGCCGTGGGCCGCCCGGAAATGGTTAAGGGCGACTGGATCAAGGAAGGGGCGGTGGTCATCGATGTCGGCATTAACCGTGTGCCGGCCCGTGATCCCGCCGCTGCTGCTGCCGGCAAGACCCGCATCGTGGGCGATGTCTGTTATGCCGAGGCGGCGTCGGTGGCCGGGGCCATTACACCGGTGCCGGGTGGGGTGGGGCCGATGACCATTGCCTGTCTGCTGGCCAATACCGTCACCGCCGCCTGCCGCAGCGCCGGTGTGCCCCTGCCCGCCGGGATCGGCCTTTGA
- a CDS encoding response regulator transcription factor — translation MTGAVMDNAPKRILLIDPDAALRQTLAEQLAQQAGMLPLPASTGEAALALLADHGADAALLDGVLAGEGLIPALRAGGLTGPLVLLLPAGMGVPAGADDHQDKPVRLGTLLARLKALLRQAEIVQAATALSVRIGAYHFLPAAKRLEKADGAAIRLTEKETQILDHLCRCGGMAARQDLLDNVWGYGAGIDTHTLETHIYRLRRKIRAGLGQDLLLLRVDGGYRLTLEPVPA, via the coding sequence ATGACCGGGGCTGTCATGGACAATGCGCCCAAACGTATCCTTCTGATCGATCCGGACGCAGCACTGCGCCAGACTCTGGCCGAACAGTTGGCACAGCAGGCGGGAATGCTGCCCCTGCCTGCGTCCACGGGTGAAGCAGCGCTGGCCCTCCTGGCCGACCATGGCGCCGATGCCGCCCTGCTGGACGGGGTGCTGGCCGGCGAAGGCCTGATCCCGGCGCTGCGGGCAGGTGGCCTGACCGGGCCGCTGGTCCTGCTGCTGCCGGCGGGCATGGGCGTACCGGCGGGGGCCGATGATCATCAGGACAAGCCGGTCCGCCTGGGCACGCTGCTGGCCCGGCTGAAGGCGCTGCTGCGTCAGGCGGAGATCGTGCAGGCGGCAACCGCCCTGTCGGTGCGTATCGGCGCCTATCATTTCCTGCCGGCGGCCAAGCGGCTGGAGAAGGCGGACGGTGCCGCCATCCGTCTGACGGAAAAGGAAACGCAGATTCTGGACCACCTCTGCCGCTGCGGCGGCATGGCGGCGCGGCAGGACCTGCTGGACAATGTCTGGGGCTATGGCGCCGGCATCGATACCCACACGCTGGAAACCCATATCTACCGCCTGCGCCGCAAGATCCGGGCGGGCCTGGGCCAAGATCTCCTGCTGCTGCGGGTGGATGGCGGCTATCGACTGACGCTGGAGCCTGTGCCGGCATGA
- the ptsP gene encoding phosphoenolpyruvate--protein phosphotransferase yields the protein MSGTPAIVPEVGRSPDPVAGARRLLARLRDVMAGSGSAQDRLDKIVMTIAHEMTADVCSCYVMRAGEVLELFATIGLNPDAVHKTRMRVGEGLIGDVAAHSRPIALANAPSHPNFAYRPETGEDPFNGFLAVPIVRGGRVRGVLAIQHKDRRDYDEQEVETLQTIAMIVAELVVVGELVDSRELSLVNDLVLLPSRVEGTSLNRGVGMGVAVLHRPQLTIRQMVADDPEAELARLKEAVTSMHSAIDQMLIAVGESDSEHAEIMQTYRMVAADRGWLNRIREAIRSGLTAEAAVQRVQDDNSARMAQVADPYIRDRLLDLNDITNRLLQHLAGKPVVATGGTLPDEFVLVARNLGPAELLDYDRRRLRGLVLEEGSAYSHVAIVARALDIPVVGQAADILRRVEPLDFLIVDGDNGQVFVRPADDIQAVFAASLAARQRRQAEYARLLELPAVTRDGQDVKLMLNCGLLIDLPHLKTTGADGVGLYRTEIPFMVRPSYPDVATQFENYSKVLEEAGGLPVNFRTLDVGGDKTLPYFPELGEENPALGWRAIRIGLDRPSMLRKQLRAMLMAGAGRDVRIMFPMVATVAEFIQARRILDLEVKRLKDGGHPGPADLKVGVMMEVPALLFQLDALLPLVDFMSVGSNDMLQYLFASDRGNPMMNNRYDLLSPALLRVLKMLVEKCGEAGVTLSLCGEMASKPLDAMALLGVGMRHLSMSAPAFFEVKSMLRSLHAGDLAAYMDQLYHLPVRSLRPYLRAYAADHGVRLG from the coding sequence ATGAGCGGCACCCCGGCCATCGTGCCGGAGGTGGGACGGAGCCCCGATCCCGTGGCCGGCGCGCGGCGCCTGCTGGCCCGTCTGCGTGACGTCATGGCGGGCAGCGGGTCGGCGCAGGACCGGCTCGACAAGATCGTGATGACCATCGCCCATGAGATGACGGCGGACGTGTGCTCCTGCTACGTCATGCGCGCGGGCGAGGTTTTGGAACTGTTCGCCACCATCGGTCTGAACCCGGACGCCGTGCATAAGACCCGTATGCGTGTGGGTGAGGGTTTGATCGGCGACGTGGCGGCCCATTCGCGGCCCATCGCGCTGGCCAACGCCCCTAGCCATCCCAATTTCGCCTATCGCCCCGAAACAGGTGAAGACCCGTTCAACGGCTTCCTGGCCGTGCCGATTGTGCGCGGGGGCCGCGTGCGCGGCGTGCTGGCCATCCAGCACAAGGACCGCCGCGATTATGACGAACAGGAAGTGGAGACTTTGCAGACCATCGCCATGATCGTGGCCGAACTGGTGGTCGTGGGCGAACTGGTCGACAGCCGCGAGCTGTCGTTGGTCAATGATCTGGTCCTGCTGCCGTCACGCGTGGAAGGCACCAGCCTGAACCGGGGCGTGGGCATGGGCGTGGCCGTTCTGCACCGGCCACAGCTGACCATCCGCCAGATGGTGGCCGATGATCCGGAGGCAGAGCTGGCGCGCCTGAAAGAGGCCGTGACCAGCATGCATTCGGCCATCGATCAGATGCTGATCGCGGTGGGCGAGTCTGACAGCGAACATGCGGAGATCATGCAGACCTACCGCATGGTCGCCGCTGACCGTGGCTGGCTGAACCGTATCCGGGAGGCGATCCGGTCCGGCCTGACGGCGGAAGCCGCCGTACAGCGCGTGCAGGATGACAATTCCGCCCGCATGGCGCAGGTGGCCGATCCCTATATCCGCGACCGGCTGCTGGACCTGAACGACATCACCAACCGGCTGTTGCAGCATCTGGCCGGCAAGCCCGTGGTGGCGACGGGCGGCACCCTGCCCGATGAATTCGTGCTGGTGGCCCGCAATCTGGGTCCCGCCGAACTGCTCGATTATGACCGCCGCCGTCTGCGCGGGCTGGTGTTGGAGGAAGGGTCGGCCTACAGCCATGTGGCTATCGTGGCCCGCGCGCTGGACATCCCCGTGGTGGGACAGGCCGCCGACATCCTGCGCCGGGTGGAACCGCTGGATTTCCTGATCGTCGATGGCGACAATGGTCAGGTCTTCGTGCGGCCCGCCGACGACATCCAGGCTGTCTTTGCCGCCAGCCTCGCCGCCCGTCAGCGCCGGCAGGCCGAATATGCAAGGCTGCTCGAACTGCCCGCCGTCACGCGTGACGGGCAGGATGTGAAGCTGATGCTGAATTGCGGGCTGCTGATCGACCTGCCGCATCTGAAAACGACGGGGGCGGACGGGGTCGGCCTGTACCGCACCGAAATCCCCTTCATGGTCCGCCCCTCCTACCCGGACGTGGCAACGCAGTTTGAGAATTACAGCAAGGTGCTGGAGGAGGCGGGCGGCCTGCCCGTCAATTTCCGTACCCTGGATGTCGGTGGCGACAAGACCCTGCCCTATTTCCCGGAACTGGGGGAAGAGAACCCGGCCCTTGGCTGGCGCGCTATCCGCATCGGTCTGGACCGTCCCTCCATGCTGCGCAAGCAGCTGCGCGCCATGCTGATGGCGGGGGCCGGACGCGATGTGCGGATCATGTTCCCCATGGTCGCCACCGTCGCCGAATTCATCCAGGCCCGCCGCATCCTGGACCTGGAGGTCAAGCGCCTGAAGGATGGCGGCCATCCGGGTCCGGCCGACCTGAAGGTCGGGGTCATGATGGAAGTGCCGGCCCTGCTGTTCCAGCTGGACGCCCTGCTGCCCCTGGTCGATTTCATGTCGGTCGGGTCGAACGACATGTTGCAGTACCTGTTCGCCAGCGACCGCGGCAATCCCATGATGAATAACCGCTACGACCTGCTGTCGCCGGCCCTGCTGCGCGTGCTGAAGATGCTGGTCGAAAAATGCGGGGAGGCGGGGGTGACCCTGTCGCTGTGCGGGGAAATGGCCAGCAAGCCCCTGGACGCCATGGCCCTGCTGGGTGTGGGCATGCGCCATCTCTCGATGTCGGCCCCGGCCTTTTTCGAGGTGAAAAGCATGCTGCGCTCGCTGCATGCGGGTGACCTGGCCGCCTATATGGATCAGCTCTATCACCTGCCCGTCCGCAGCCTGCGGCCCTACTTGAGGGCCTATGCGGCTGATCACGGTGTCCGCTTGGGGTAA
- a CDS encoding helix-turn-helix domain-containing protein, which produces MGDQYGRQQDMREMRNGGAGATASEPEAQQAHPPGPRHVGEALKARREALGYSLPDLAANLRIRQNFLEAIEEGRWSDLPGHAYSTGFLRSYAQIVGLDPGAVLLRFKQDAAGHEPAPELYFPEPVNESRVPGGAVLLISALLALGVYGGWYVLSAADRSVGDLVPALPERLSKLIYGDGTVVEPPPTPTTVLNQGQVEALVEAAPPSAPEVGSATTTGLPTAPPMPTASTSTPLPATDTTPVAQGPATDEDSEVPQLPDLGQAPAPTTAPEPATPDVEPVAAGEVSGTPAAPAANAPPATTEQVVPTGRVFGLADGKVRVTIRAVEDSWIEVRDGKGTLWASRVLRRGDLFRAPDVPGMVLNTGNAGGLVVSLDGRDLAPLGAKSQVLRNVPLAPEALATR; this is translated from the coding sequence ATGGGCGACCAGTACGGACGACAGCAGGATATGCGCGAGATGCGCAATGGCGGTGCAGGCGCAACGGCATCGGAGCCGGAGGCGCAGCAAGCCCATCCGCCCGGCCCCCGCCATGTTGGCGAGGCGCTGAAGGCACGGCGTGAGGCGCTGGGCTACAGCTTGCCGGATCTCGCCGCCAATCTGCGCATCCGCCAGAACTTCCTGGAAGCGATCGAGGAAGGGCGCTGGTCGGACCTGCCCGGCCACGCCTATTCCACGGGCTTCCTGCGCTCCTACGCCCAGATCGTGGGCCTGGACCCCGGTGCCGTGCTGCTGCGGTTCAAGCAGGATGCGGCAGGGCATGAGCCGGCACCGGAGCTGTATTTCCCCGAACCCGTGAATGAAAGCCGCGTGCCCGGCGGGGCCGTGCTGCTGATCTCGGCCCTGCTGGCGCTGGGTGTCTATGGCGGCTGGTATGTGCTGTCGGCGGCGGACCGGTCGGTGGGCGATCTGGTCCCGGCCCTACCGGAACGCCTGTCCAAGCTGATCTATGGCGACGGCACCGTCGTGGAACCGCCGCCCACCCCCACCACCGTCCTGAACCAGGGACAGGTGGAAGCGCTGGTGGAAGCTGCACCGCCATCGGCACCGGAGGTGGGGTCGGCCACGACGACCGGCCTGCCCACCGCCCCGCCCATGCCCACCGCCAGCACGTCCACACCGCTGCCCGCCACCGACACCACGCCCGTGGCCCAGGGTCCAGCGACGGACGAGGATAGCGAAGTGCCGCAACTCCCCGACCTGGGTCAGGCTCCCGCCCCGACCACGGCGCCCGAACCCGCCACGCCCGATGTGGAACCGGTGGCCGCCGGTGAGGTGTCGGGTACCCCCGCCGCCCCCGCCGCCAATGCCCCGCCCGCCACCACCGAACAGGTGGTGCCCACCGGCCGCGTCTTCGGTCTGGCCGACGGCAAGGTGCGCGTCACCATCCGCGCTGTGGAGGATAGCTGGATCGAGGTGCGCGACGGCAAGGGCACGCTCTGGGCCTCGCGCGTGCTGCGCCGGGGCGACCTGTTCCGCGCACCCGACGTGCCCGGCATGGTGCTGAACACCGGCAATGCCGGCGGCCTTGTCGTGTCACTGGATGGCCGCGACCTTGCCCCGCTGGGCGCCAAGTCCCAGGTATTGCGCAACGTCCCCCTGGCCCCCGAGGCACTGGCGACGCGGTAA
- a CDS encoding DUF167 domain-containing protein: protein MTVRPPLEPAQGGVRLFVRATPRASRNAVQGVAEGADGRQQVKIAVTAVPEDGKANAAIIELLAKAWRIPKSSIGVVAGGTDRSKILFVAGETEALMPRLSDWLGGL from the coding sequence ATGACCGTCAGGCCGCCTCTGGAACCGGCCCAGGGCGGCGTGCGGCTGTTTGTCCGCGCCACCCCCCGCGCCAGCCGCAACGCAGTACAGGGCGTGGCGGAGGGGGCCGACGGGCGGCAGCAGGTAAAGATCGCGGTCACCGCCGTGCCGGAAGATGGCAAGGCCAACGCTGCCATCATCGAACTGCTGGCCAAAGCGTGGCGAATTCCGAAAAGCAGCATCGGCGTCGTCGCGGGTGGCACGGACCGGTCAAAGATATTATTCGTTGCCGGCGAGACAGAGGCCCTGATGCCCCGGCTGAGTGACTGGCTGGGCGGGCTGTAG
- a CDS encoding YcbK family protein, whose product MTPPSRRALLALFALSPLAACSSGPRPEDEEGLPPDLPPLPAVRRIVLSHAKSGERVDVVYFFNNAYDPRAMQKIELLLRDRRTGQVGRIDPLLMDFMFDLLQRTGLPPSTEVQVTDGFRSPGTNADLVRDNPNAARESYHLQGRAMDFKVPVLPGPALGEIAKTMQRGGAAYYPSTGHTHIDTGPNRTWKTR is encoded by the coding sequence ATGACGCCTCCTTCCCGCCGCGCCCTGCTGGCCCTGTTCGCCCTGTCGCCGCTGGCTGCCTGCTCATCCGGTCCAAGGCCGGAGGATGAGGAAGGGTTGCCGCCTGACCTGCCACCCCTGCCGGCGGTGCGGCGCATCGTGCTGTCCCACGCCAAAAGCGGGGAACGGGTAGATGTGGTCTATTTCTTCAACAATGCCTATGACCCCCGCGCCATGCAGAAGATCGAACTGCTGCTGCGTGATCGGCGGACGGGGCAGGTGGGGCGCATCGACCCGCTGCTGATGGATTTCATGTTCGACCTGTTGCAGCGCACGGGCCTGCCCCCCTCCACGGAGGTGCAGGTGACGGACGGGTTCCGTTCCCCCGGCACTAATGCCGATCTGGTGCGCGACAACCCCAATGCCGCCCGCGAAAGTTATCACCTGCAGGGCCGGGCCATGGATTTCAAGGTGCCGGTCCTACCCGGCCCGGCCCTGGGCGAAATTGCGAAAACCATGCAGCGGGGCGGGGCCGCCTATTACCCTTCCACCGGCCATACCCATATTGATACGGGGCCCAACCGCACCTGGAAAACGCGATGA